The Euphorbia lathyris chromosome 8, ddEupLath1.1, whole genome shotgun sequence genome has a window encoding:
- the LOC136202158 gene encoding uncharacterized protein, translated as MDSCQLQSMDEEIRFRMKHQRLLEEFVDLQKDFVSKKKKMQITQKKRDALLAEVRFLRQKHSYLMDLRSNKLEAKKEPVSPEKSCMQNENVDKKEKIKDRETINKRIKNL; from the exons ATGGACTCCTGTCAACTACAATCCATGGACGAGGAAATTAGGTTTCGAATGAAGCATCAAAGATTACTTGAAGAATTTGTGGATTTGCAGAAG GACTTTGTttcaaagaagaaaaagatgCAGATAACACAGAAGAAGAGAGATGCTCTATTAGCTGAAGTCAG GTTTTTAAGGCAGAAGCATAGCTATTTGATGGATTTACGTTCAAATAAGTTAGAGGCAAAGAAAGAGCCTGTTTCACCAGAAAAATCATGTATGCAGAATGAGAATGTTGACAAGAAGGAGAAGATCAAGGACAGAGAAACCATTAACAAAAGAATTAAGAATTTATGA